In Synechococcales cyanobacterium T60_A2020_003, the genomic stretch GCCGAACGGTGTAGGGCTTGGCGTTCTTGATCCGTCAGCTCTAGCTCAACGATGGAATGCACTCCCTGACAGGTGAGATAGCACGGTAAGCCAATAAACAAATCGTCTAGACCATACTCGCCTTGAGCATAGACCGCAATCGGCAGCAGCCGCGAATGGTTATTGAGAATCGTTTCAACCATGGCATAGGTCGAAGAGGCCGGAGCATAGTAGGCTCCCCCCGTTTGCATCAATTTCACGATCTCCGATCCACCTTGGCGCGTCCGTTCCACTAGACGCTCAATTGTTTGTTCATCCATTAATTGCGTAATCGGCACACCATTCACCGTAGAGTAGCGCGGCAGCGGCACCATCAAATCGCCATGGCCACCTAACACCATCGCATTCACCCCCATGCTGGAGATACCCAGTTCCATCGCAATGAAGGTTTCAAGCCGCGATGAGTCCAAAATCCCTGCCATGCCCATCACCCGTTTTGCAGGTAGACCCGTTGCTTTCCACGCCAGGTAGGTCACCACATCCAGCGGATTCGTCACCACGATCAAGAGCGCATCGGGGGAATGGGCGATCGCCTTTTGAGCCGTATCCACCACAATTTTGGCATTGGTTTTCATCAGGTCGTCGCGCGTCATCCCCGGTTTGCGTGGAATGCCTGCCGTAATTACCACCACCGCCGAATTGGCCGTATGGGCATAGTCATCCGTACCAATAATTTCGCAATCGTGCTGTTCGATCCCTCGCGCCTCCATCAGATCGAGCGCAATCCCCTGGGGTCGCCCCGGCTCAATATCCAACAGCACCACATTCGCCACGTTCTTCTCGGCAATGCGCTGAGCCAAGGTGCTGCCAACATTCCCGGAACCAATGATAGAAACCTTGGGAAACGGCAAACAGTTTATGGGTCGGGGAAAAACAGACATAGCTTTACAACAGAAATCGCCACCTATCCGGTGACGATCATCTTAGCGAACCGCTTATTGTCTGAACGGAAACCTTATTCTATTGAAACGTTTCTAGCTGATCGACGCGCAGCCAGATATTGGAGGTCGGAACATAGCCAAATTTAATCAGGGCATAGTCACCACGAAGATCGAGCACTTCACCTCCCGTTTCAAAAATATAGGGAGGAAAACGAGGATCGCTTGCGGTGGCCTCGACGCTATTTTCCAACTTTTCACGAACGACCCGAACCAATGTGCCTTTTTTTACTGCCATAACGCCAACGTCTGGAACTGCTTCTAGGATTGAGGTTACCGGGCACCTGCCCGTCCCAAGCCTAGAGAAACCCTAAGGACTTGGGAGAGATCGCCCTGCTTGCCATTGTACGGGGTTATGGGCAAGGAAAATTCTTAGAGCAATAGCAATTCATAACCATAGCCATAGCCATTCATGAACAGATGCTACGGGATTGCCCATGAATCACCGAGAGGTAAACACAATTTGGCATAATCAAAGCGCAGTATGCGGGATTCACCTGATCGATCCTTGAGATCACCCTGCGGATCTTCGCCTTCGTTTTTTGAGCCTTCATGGTCAACACCATTCCCAAGCAAAACCGTATCCTTGCCGCGATCGATGTCGGCACGAACTCAATTCACATGGCAGTCGTGCGAATTCAGCCGAGTTTGCCTGCATTTACCATCATTGATCGGGAAAAAGATATGGTGCGCTTGGGCGAACGCGATCGCGCCACCGGACATCTAACCGAGGCCGCCATGAGTCGGGCGATCGCCACCCTCCAACGCTGCAAATCCATTGCCGAAAGCTATAACGTCGATGCCATTGTTGCTACGGCTACCAGTGCTGTCCGGGAAGCTCCCAACGGACGGGAGTTCCTAGACCGTGTGGAATCCGAGGTGGGCTTGGCGGTCGATCTGATTTCCGGACAGGAAGAAGCCCGTCGGATCTACTTAGGCGTACTCTCGGTCGTCGAGTTTAACCAACAGCCCCACATTATCATCGATATCGGTGGGGGTTCCACAGAAATCATTCTGGGCGACGAGCATGAGGCCAGTTTCCTTAGCAGCACCAAAGTCGGTGCCGTGCGCCTAACATCGGATATGGTGACAACCGATCCGATTAGCGCCAGTGAGTTTAACGACCTGCAAGCCTACATTCGCGGCATGGTAGAGCGTCCCATTGAAGAATTACAGTCCCATCTAAAACCTGGATGTCCTGCAAAACTGGTGGGCACATCGGGCACGGCGGAAACCCTCGCCACCATTCACGCTTATGATCGCCTGGGAACCGTTCCCGATCCACTCCACGGCTACGAGTTTAGTCTGGACGACCTGAAGGCGATCGTGAACCGATTACGAAAATCGAGCTACGCCGAACGGCTAACCATACCGGGCATCTCCGATCGACGGGCAGAGATTATCCTGGCCGGGGCGCTGATCCTCCAAGAGGCGATGACCTTACTCAATGCCCCCTCTATCATGATTTGTGAGCGATCGCTCCGCGAGGGGATCATCGTGGATTGGATGCTCACCCACGGTCTGATCGAAGATCGCCTTCGCTTCCAGGGTTCCGCTCGCCAACGCAGCGTTCTACGCGCCGCCCACAAGTACCAAGTTAATCTGCCCCATGCGGAGCGGGTCACACAATTCACACTAGATCTGTTTGATCAAACCCAGGGCATCCTGCACGATTGGGGCGATCGCGAGCGAGATCTGCTCTGGGCGGCGGCCATGCTGCATAACTGCGGTCACTTCATTAGCCATGCGGCCCACCACAAACACTCGTATTACCTCATTCGCAATGGCGATTTGCTGGGCTACACCGAACCCGAAATTGAAACTATTGCCAACCTAGCCCGCTACCACCGTCGCAGCATGCCGAAGAAAAAGCATGACACCTATCGCAGCCTCAGCAGCAAGCGCGATCGCCAAATTGTGGATCGGCTTAGCCCCCTGCTGCGCCTCGCCGCCGCCCTGGATCGACGTCAAATTGGGGCAATTCAAAAGCTCAAGTGTCAACATCACCCCGAGGAACACACGATGCATCTTTTCCTCACCCCAACCCATAGCGATGACGACTGTGCGCTAGAACTCTGGAGTTTGAATCAGAAAAAAAGCTGTTTTGAGTCTCAGTTCAATCTCAAACTAGTTCCGATACTCGTGCGATAGAAGCCCTACTGCCTATCGGAACACCAAAGTCGCCCCCTAAAGGGTATCGAACTCGTCAGCGTCGAGCATATCGAAGTTAATCAGGGTGGTCTCAGAGTCCTGATATATGGGCGACGTCTCAGCTTGATTCAGTAGGTAATACCGTGCCGAGACCTCAGGCCCAAAAATAATCTCGTCGCCATCTTTGAGATCGTGGGCTTGGATTTTTCGCCCATTGATCCGGAGGCCATTTGCGCTGAGCTTTCCCTTCAAGTTGCCATCCACAAGCCGATAGTACGTACCATAATCATCCGTGAGTTGAACTAGCGTGGCGTGCCGACGCGACACGTACTGCGAAAAGAGGCGAATGTCGCTTTTGGGATCGCGTCCAATCGAGTAAACCGAACTACTCAGATTAAACTCTCGCCGTCCTTTGCTATCATCAATAACCAGCAGGTGATTTCGTTTGTACTGCGGAACCATTCAAATCAAAAATAGTTTTCAGAAAGATTCAGGTTATAGGGGAATAGTAAACGTTTTGATGCAATACTCGCGCATAAAAATTAGAGAGTAGGCAAAGCGATCGCTTCAGCAAAACAGGGGCGAACGCCTGTTCAACCCCTGCATTAAGTTCGCTATGTCAAAATCGGTCTGTAGACAAGGACTTTGCGGTAGAGGTTTCAACTCTATAGAGCAGTTCACTGAGACTCAGGCGAGAGGTGCTTCAACGCCATCTCAATCATAGGATGCCATTGTTGCTAACACCTCACGGTCATGGGCTTTGAACTCGCTACTAGCATCGATAACGCCCATTTCAGCCATATCGCCTGCTTCAATCTCAATCTGGAGGCGATCGCAGGGAATGGTATCTGAAAGAATTGCGCTCGCCATCATACCGCAGTGGATCTCAAGCTGGGCAATGGGTAACGTTTCAAAAATTAGGCGCTGCCCTGGAAACACAACCCGTTCAAAATACCAGTTCTGAATGTTCGTGATCCGAACAACTTGAATCTTGCTAGTCGCATTGACATAGCAGCAAAGAATCTTATCGGACTGATTTGGTGGTAGGGGATCAAGAATCTGCGCCATAGTCGCTGAGGAGCTCCGGAACGTTGTTGGTTTGCCAGCGCCAAAACTTAAAGACGCCAGTATTAAGCTAACACTCCCAAAATACGACTAGCTGTAAACGCGACTACCAACCTCTTTGAGAGAATTCTGACGTCTGAAGCCGATAAAATCAAGAAAAGGCAAAGCTTTCAAGGCTTTTTAGATAGCACGACAAGTCATCTTAATTATTTCTTAGGGATCGTTCCTATCCTCAAAAAATATTCCAAAATCTATCCTGAGAAGGTCTCTTGCCGACTTTTGGAATCTATGTCAAAAAAGGCCTAAATGTCACAGATATTTACACTCATTGACGTTTTATGTTGTTTTAGGACGATTTGCGTCATTAATTTGAGTCTAGAGTTCAGAGGGGCGATCGCGCCCCGCATCTGCCAAAACTGCCCACGGAATCATCGGATCCTGCGCTAACCGTAGCGATACAGCATAGGCTCCATAACGGTTGAGGTGGCTGGGATCGGAGAAATATCGGTACTCCGTTGGCCAAGCTTCACCCAAATCCCGGAACACCAGTGCCCCCTGGGAAACATCCTCTGTGAACATATATTGCTTGAACTCCTGTTCGTAGCCTTTCCGAACGGAATCCAAATATTGATCCGTCAGCGGTAGGTTTACGAATACCAGGGGAACGTTATATCGCTGGGTGACTTGAAGCACCGCATCCAGGGCTGCGGTTTGCTGCCCTTCTAGCCGAAATCCATCGTAGTCTCGATCAAAACCACCGCTCACCCTAGCATATTCCTGGTAGTAGGTCGCAGGGTTAAACTGCAAATCCAAGGGCAGAAATCCGTTGATATCAACCATGTCCTCGGTCAGCGCGAGATCCGATAAACGCGCCGCATCCGTCGTGGATGATCCCGCTTGCCGCATTTGTCGATCCAGAGGTGGCGTCGGCAACGTTGCCATCATGCCGTTTTGGATTAGGCTTTTCAGGCGATCGCGCTCATCATAGGCAGGAATCCGAGTTGCAAGCTGGTCACTTAACCAACGGTCTAGCGCTTGATAGCTAGCTCCCAAGGCCGCTAAACCCGATGACGATGTCGCAGAATCCTTGGCTACAGCTCCGGATACGGATGGCGCAATCACTGCTCCTGATGCCAGCAGTTGATACCCATCCGAAGACACAATGCCGTTATAGGTCACATCTTCGCGACCACTGTTGAGCGCCCGTGCCCCATCCGCCCAGATGATCAGCTTGGGCAACTGCTCTGGAGTCAGTAACCGCTGCAACACCAACTCCACTACCTGAGCCGTTGCCCCGTTGATTCCGAAGTTAAAAACCGACACATCGGCATACCCCAGTTTAGCTAATGCCTCCGACAAGGCCACCGGATCAACGCCGCGCAGAGCACGGGAACTGCCCACCACGAGCACATCGGGCGGGCCTTCTTCAGCAACCCGCTGATAATAAAGCGCCAATTTCTGATCCAACTGCTGGCTGTTAAAGGTCGGCAAGTCCAGCGTTTTTTCAGCGGTGGCAAGGGCGATGTCTGCGGAGGGCAGAATGGGGCTAGAGGCCAAAATGATCTGCTGGCGCTGACTTGGCGAGGTGGGTATTTCTGTGAATGCCGTATCCGGCGCAGGCTGGGGATCAGGCTCTGCCGCTGGTGCTTGAAACACGGACGCCAACTCTGCTTGCTGCTGGGCGCTGGCTTGCTGGCGATCGCGCTGAAGCAGTCCCGACATGAGCCAGGTGGTTTGTACCGTTAGTAACAATCCCGCCGCTGCCCACACCGAGGCCGCTTTCAAACTTTGGCGGGCAGAGGAGGTGCGTAATCCCGTGGGCTGATCGTTCGCAGGCTGATGCCGAACGATCGCACGGACATCCGGGTGTAGCGTAAAGATCTGCGATCGCACGAGGGCATTTTGCACCTGCTGCACCGTTTGGTGAACCCAGCGCTTTCCGGCAGCCCGAACCTCGGTTGGCGTTACGTCGAGCAGAAAGATGGACTCATTCACCGGAGCCACCAATTCACCCACCAGCGCATCGGTGACCGCAAATTCTGGGGCGGGCTGCGGCACGTAGCGTTCCCGCTGGGCAAAGTCTGATCCGTAGCTCCAGGCCGGACGCTTTTGCCCAGAGCGACGACCATATACCCGCACTCCGGTAATGCTGGGTAAATTTAGCGGTTTTATAAACTTGACGATCGCCCGTCCCACCTGCCGCTGTTCTGGACACACGGCCGCATCACACATCACATGGAGGAGATCATCCTTCGGCAAAAGCTGGACGCGGATGCCCCCCGTCGCCAAATACTGATCCAAGTCCGGATTCAACACTCGACTCAGCAAAAAGGCGATCGCCGACCAATCTTCTGTCTGGGCAAGATCCATCGGCAGTTCCGCCAAGGCCGGATGCATCGACGCTGGCAGATCAAGCCACTGCACCCACGTCGGTTCTGCATCTGCTTGGGGTTGCCCATACAACACCGCCTGCTGAATTCCCTGGGGAGCCAGACTCTCTAAAAGGCTAGCCACACCCGCACGAATCGCAGATTCATCGGGAAGGGTGCTGGGGAGAGATGTGCCCGTACAGAAAAGATGGAGGGTCGATTGCTTGAGCGTAGCCGTAAGTAGACGGGCATTCTGAGCCGTCAGCACTGGTTCAAGAATTCGACTAATCGCTTCTACATCGCCCCAGCGTGCCCATTCCCGCAGACGCTCCTCCTTCGGGGTCAGGTCTACCCACAGCATCCAGTCCGGACGGGTCTCTCCTTGCACCTGAATCTGAACTACGGCATCCCGAAACCCTGTTAGGTTCAAATCTTGCAGTTGCTGCACTAGGGGCTTAGCAATCAGGGATGGAGTCGGGCTGTAGGAGGCGTCGCAGGTAATCCATAGCCGCTGGGTGGGCAGCGACGCCGCATGAGCCGGTTGGAACCCAGCCATCGTCCATACTGGGGCTAGCGCCTCACTAGACACCGCCCGCTCGCTTGCCTTGGCGCTTACATTAACGCCAATGCCAAAACTGCTGAGGGTTTCGCTGAGGTAGCGGGCGATCGCCTCGACATCTCCCCGCTGCGCCATGCTCCGATTGGAGAGCATCAACGACGCATCTGGGACGGCGGGAGGAAAGGCTGGTTCTGGGGACGTGATTTCAGATTGCGCGGTTGAATCTACCGTCTCAGGGGATTCTGTGGACTCAGGCGCAGCTTGAAACCGCTGTTGAAGCCGCTGCCAGTGATAGCTAAGTTGATTTAAATTGAGAGTTTCTTGCCAATCGGGACGAGGCTGCTGGAGCGATCGCCCATATAAAACCACTTGATAGACCGCAGGATGATCGTCCGGCAACAGGTTTGCAAGGGGAGTTGCTTGTAGCGCTTGCAGCACCTTTTGCACCATCTCGTTCTGTACCGGGCACGGATCGGCCTCTAACAAGAGGTGAAGCTGATTTCCTTGCAAGCGATACTTCACCCGCGGATAGGAAGGTTGCCCAAAGACCTGATGCAGCCATCGAGCAATTGGCATCGATGGAGAGGATGTCTTTATCGAACGATTCGCCTGGTTTCGCATTCCAACTTCAACACCACGATTCGGGGATTACGCCATTACGATTCCAACAAGGCCTTGACCTTAAGGCACGCTGCACCCAAAACGGAATTCTTTACGGCCAAAATTTAGCTACTATTACGCTTTGGACTGATGCGCGTCCGGGCGAGATCATCCTAGCATTTCTCTTTCAAAAGGGATCACGCTAAATATAGAAGTTATTTAGCCATGCAGCTCAGCTCATCCACTATTGACAGGCTCATCCCCATAAACGAACCGGGCTGAGAGATGATCTTAGCCCGGTTTATATTCTAATGATGCTCTTTTGAGCAAATACAAAAAATTTATCGCCCTCGTTCACGGCGGCGGCGATCGCGCCATTCCACCGTGGTTAAGTAGGCAATCCCCCCTGTAAACACCAGCATTAAGAGGAGCGACAGGGTTGCCAGAACCGTTAAAGGGGTCAGTTCAATACTCATGAGCAGAGGGTAGTTAGAGTCCGTTGCGTGCCCACACCACCATCGAGATGGAGAAGCTAAATACAACCAGAAGCCCAACCCAACCTAAGGTCAAAATATCCATTGCTTTTATTCCAATCGCTAACAAAACGCTCTAGTACTCTCGATCATAGTCCAAAGTCTGCCCTTTTTAGCGGAGGACTGCTGAGAAAAGTCGAGTCTTCCGCATCGGTTAGGGTGCAGGATTGGGGGGACGGGCGATCGCCCCTCGTGCCAGCAAACTGGTCACTAAGTGTAGGGACAGGGCGGGATCGTGGGTAAAGGTGGCGTTGGTAAAAACCGTGCCTCGCGAATCTGTCCATTTGAGGATTGCGTCTTCAAGGTGTGCGTTGGAGAAATCTGCGTGCGATACATCAGCTCCGGCAAAATTAACACCCGTGCAATCGGCTCCGGCAAAGTTGGCATAGCTGAGGTTCATGCCCTGGAGATTGGCATGGCGGAGATTAGCACCCCTGAGATCCGGCACGAGGTCGGGATATTGCCGCCGCCAATCGTTCCAGGGGTCGGCTCCAGCGTTCAACCAGGTTAGATGCTCCGCATTCGCCATACCGAACTTAACCTTGCCCCTCCATCACATCCGGAAATTGTCTCCCAAATAGTACTGCCGCACCAAGGGATTGCTGTAGAGTTCTTCGGCGGTGCCTGCGGCCAAAATTTGACCATCGCGCATGATGTACGCCCGATCGGTAATCGCCAACGTCTCGCGTACGTTGTGGTCGGTAATCAAAATTCCCATTTGGCGATCGCGAAATCCCGACAGGATTTCTTGAATTTCCGCCACCGCAATCGGATCGACTCCGGTGAAGGGTTCATCCAAGAGCAAAAACTTAGGGCCATCCATACCCGAGGCGAGCGATCGCGCCAATTCCGTCCGCCGCCGCTCCCCACCGGACACGTACGCGCCCTTGGTTTGCGCCACTTTTTCCAGGCGAAATTCTTGCAGCAAGTGATCCAATCGCTTTTGCCGCATCGACTTCGGAACGCCCGTTTGCTGTAGGACAAGGCGAATATTGTCTTGCACCGACAGGTTCCGAAAAATGCTAGGTTCCTGGGCGAGGTAGCCAATCCCTAGGTGCGCTCGCCGATGTATGGGCAGGTTGGTAATGTCTTTATCATCCAGCCACACCCGTCCCTGATTGGGGCGTTCCAGCCCTGTGGTGATGTAGAACGTCGTTGTCTTACCCGCTCCGTTGGGGCCAAGCAAACCGACAACCTCGCCTTGCCGCACCGACAGACTCACCCGCGAAACAACCGTCCGGCGACCGTAGGACTTATGTACATTTTCCAACGCAATTTTCAAGACGCGACCCTCAACTACGGACTCAGCAGCGTTTTGAATTCTGGCTTCGGGTTAAATTCCTCAGCCGGAGCAGTCGTAGCCGCTGGCGAAGCCGTATCGGGAACGAGATAAATGGATTGCACCTGTTGGCCTACATCCGGTTCAGCCACAAAGCGTCCTTCATCGATCAAATACGTCACCACCTCACCACGCAAGCTGTTCCCTTCCTGAAGCACGTACACATCACCGCTGAGAACAATTCGCTGTTCGCGGCTGTAGTACTGCGCCTCTGCCGAAGTCGCCTGAAGTTGACGGGCGGGATAATCGATCTGGACATTGCCGCGAGCCGTAATCACTCCAGTAATGGAATTAGCCTCCTGAATATCGGAACGTAGAGTCATAGGCTGATTTCGGGTTTCGCGTGCCTGGGCGATCGCCGGACGGGCAGTTCCAAAAGACACCCCGCCCAGCAACGCCATTCCCAACACAATGCTCCCCCATTGCCGCATCCGGCCAGACCGATTAATACATCTGTTTTCCATGAATCGAAGGAAGCCATCCATAGGTTTCACATGCGGAACTCGCGTATCATTCCAATTAAACATCATCTGGTAGAACTTACGCACTTGCGCGATTCAGAAGCCTAACACCGAATGTTCGGGGTACGATCATTCGGCCTTTCAAGAGATAGCGTACAGGGCGCACTACCTCCTGAAAGGGCTGTAGGCTATAACCTTGATCGCTCGGCTTTTGTCTACACTAGCACCGTAATGATTGGTCGTTTTACTGGTAGTGATGCAGGGTCGCTAGCAATTGTTTCCGGCAAGCCATCCATTGCATCAGGATTAATTTGAGCGGCGATCGCCCCAACCTGATCCGGACCGCTTTGCTGGAGGGTGGTTAGTAGGCGATCGCTCTGATCAATCAACTGCTCCACATCGATGCCAAAATACTCCGGCTGATACGGAACCAAGCGGCTAATACCCTCACCCAAAAGAATGACCGCACCTTTCCAATTCAAGTTACCCAAATGATAAAGCGCAACGGCAACTTGCAGCACCCCTTGCAGAAACGCTTTATCCGGGGCAACGGCCTCCATCCAAATCGCTTCGAGGGTGTCGTGGCAGTCGTAGAACTGGCCGTGGTTAAATTGTTCAACGCCACGCCAAAAATCTGCGGGGATTGTATCGGTCATGCGATCGCGCTAGGGTTTTGTCAGTCTTTTTACTCTAGCGCGGAATCTCGCAGAATCAGATGAACCACGATTTCCTGATGTTTTTGGGTGGCATTGGTGTTTTGATGACCTACCTCATCGTGTCTGCCGCCACGGAAATGGGGACAAAGCTGCCCTGGAGAAAATCATCGGCAGACAACTCAGAGGAGAAGTAAATCGGGAGCATCCCACATTGGCAAATTGATCAATGTCTGGAGTGCGGGCATCTTGCCCGCGAGCGGGACGCTCGCACTACCCGTACAAAATTGGGATGCTCCCAGTAAATCTCTAGCTGGAATCCATGGATAGCTTGTTCACTATCGGCGGGAAGGGGCGATCGCTCATGGCCTGAATCGATGCCCACGCTCGACGGATTCCGTGCCTCAAGCCATTATGCGTCGATGAATGAGGCTTCGGTAACAGGTCGGCACTCGATCCTTTGGAATCCTGAACAGATGAGGAATTACGGTCTTTATGAGGAGATTCCGTAACTGGAGTAGATCCTTCGGAGGGTTGATCTGGATTGGGATTACGGCCTTCTCGTTCTAATAAGCTTATATCTTGATCGAGCGTTGTTAGGTAAGCAGGGTGCCATAAGTCCTTGTGGCGATAGAGAGAACTGCCACCAATCCCGTATTCTGTTAATGCTTTAAATCGATCTGTAATCTGAACTGGTAGAGAATTCTGATTCAAAAGATCTGCAATCGCATTCCGGATCTTTTCTCGTGCTGTTTTTTCCTGTTGAGTATTCCACTGATTTCTAGAGTTTTCCACAGATGTGGAATTCCCAGATTTTAGACGTTCAAGATTGGACTGAGAATCTTCTTTAGAAACTCCGTAAGGAAAATAGCGGCTGGATTCAACACACCGAGTCCATTCTGCCGCTCGTTGTTCTAGTTCATGTTGATGGTTACACCAATCCGAATAGCCGGGTAGAGACTGGGCGATCGCCACAATTTGATTCGTTAACTCCTGCCCGCTCAGCGGTTTTCCACCTTCCAGAATGTGATGGAACACGTAGGTACGCAGAGCAATGCGACCGAGTAAATGATTGGTTTGACCGCGACCCGTCCAACCTTGCTCTAGTTCTAAATTCAAATCCGCTAAGAACTTCTCTGCCCGATTGGAAACAGGTCGTCGTAGAGTGTTTTGTTTCGCAACACAGCGTTCTAGAACACGGAGGTCTAACCCATTACGCTGCTGAGCCTGACGCCATTGGTGAACAAATCGGGTTTCGCTACTCCAAATCGGTGCAAAATCCTCATCTAGCAAGTAGGAGCCTGCCTGCATGGGTAAACGGTGGGCGTGGAACAGTGCAAGCTGCTCGCTGAACGGACGCACATTAGGGAAAATTTCGAGCTGTCCAGGTTTGAGACAAAAGCCTGCGCCTTCCAGATGGGAGGCAAGGGCGATCGCCAGTTTCCAGGACGTACAAGCCGTTGGAAACGGTAGGTAAAGATGAATTCCACCACTATCGCTAGAGGTACAGGCGATCGCTTCAACTAAGCCCAACGGTTCGAGGGCATCCAAGATCTGGGCGATCGCATAGGGTGCGTG encodes the following:
- the mdh gene encoding malate dehydrogenase, which codes for MSVFPRPINCLPFPKVSIIGSGNVGSTLAQRIAEKNVANVVLLDIEPGRPQGIALDLMEARGIEQHDCEIIGTDDYAHTANSAVVVITAGIPRKPGMTRDDLMKTNAKIVVDTAQKAIAHSPDALLIVVTNPLDVVTYLAWKATGLPAKRVMGMAGILDSSRLETFIAMELGISSMGVNAMVLGGHGDLMVPLPRYSTVNGVPITQLMDEQTIERLVERTRQGGSEIVKLMQTGGAYYAPASSTYAMVETILNNHSRLLPIAVYAQGEYGLDDLFIGLPCYLTCQGVHSIVELELTDQERQALHRSAESVKENIHKAMAML
- a CDS encoding NAD(P)H-quinone oxidoreductase subunit O, whose translation is MAVKKGTLVRVVREKLENSVEATASDPRFPPYIFETGGEVLDLRGDYALIKFGYVPTSNIWLRVDQLETFQ
- a CDS encoding Ppx/GppA family phosphatase, whose protein sequence is MVNTIPKQNRILAAIDVGTNSIHMAVVRIQPSLPAFTIIDREKDMVRLGERDRATGHLTEAAMSRAIATLQRCKSIAESYNVDAIVATATSAVREAPNGREFLDRVESEVGLAVDLISGQEEARRIYLGVLSVVEFNQQPHIIIDIGGGSTEIILGDEHEASFLSSTKVGAVRLTSDMVTTDPISASEFNDLQAYIRGMVERPIEELQSHLKPGCPAKLVGTSGTAETLATIHAYDRLGTVPDPLHGYEFSLDDLKAIVNRLRKSSYAERLTIPGISDRRAEIILAGALILQEAMTLLNAPSIMICERSLREGIIVDWMLTHGLIEDRLRFQGSARQRSVLRAAHKYQVNLPHAERVTQFTLDLFDQTQGILHDWGDRERDLLWAAAMLHNCGHFISHAAHHKHSYYLIRNGDLLGYTEPEIETIANLARYHRRSMPKKKHDTYRSLSSKRDRQIVDRLSPLLRLAAALDRRQIGAIQKLKCQHHPEEHTMHLFLTPTHSDDDCALELWSLNQKKSCFESQFNLKLVPILVR
- a CDS encoding FHA domain-containing protein, whose product is MVPQYKRNHLLVIDDSKGRREFNLSSSVYSIGRDPKSDIRLFSQYVSRRHATLVQLTDDYGTYYRLVDGNLKGKLSANGLRINGRKIQAHDLKDGDEIIFGPEVSARYYLLNQAETSPIYQDSETTLINFDMLDADEFDTL
- a CDS encoding DUF1830 domain-containing protein, which produces MAQILDPLPPNQSDKILCCYVNATSKIQVVRITNIQNWYFERVVFPGQRLIFETLPIAQLEIHCGMMASAILSDTIPCDRLQIEIEAGDMAEMGVIDASSEFKAHDREVLATMASYD
- a CDS encoding DUF1574 domain-containing protein gives rise to the protein MPIARWLHQVFGQPSYPRVKYRLQGNQLHLLLEADPCPVQNEMVQKVLQALQATPLANLLPDDHPAVYQVVLYGRSLQQPRPDWQETLNLNQLSYHWQRLQQRFQAAPESTESPETVDSTAQSEITSPEPAFPPAVPDASLMLSNRSMAQRGDVEAIARYLSETLSSFGIGVNVSAKASERAVSSEALAPVWTMAGFQPAHAASLPTQRLWITCDASYSPTPSLIAKPLVQQLQDLNLTGFRDAVVQIQVQGETRPDWMLWVDLTPKEERLREWARWGDVEAISRILEPVLTAQNARLLTATLKQSTLHLFCTGTSLPSTLPDESAIRAGVASLLESLAPQGIQQAVLYGQPQADAEPTWVQWLDLPASMHPALAELPMDLAQTEDWSAIAFLLSRVLNPDLDQYLATGGIRVQLLPKDDLLHVMCDAAVCPEQRQVGRAIVKFIKPLNLPSITGVRVYGRRSGQKRPAWSYGSDFAQRERYVPQPAPEFAVTDALVGELVAPVNESIFLLDVTPTEVRAAGKRWVHQTVQQVQNALVRSQIFTLHPDVRAIVRHQPANDQPTGLRTSSARQSLKAASVWAAAGLLLTVQTTWLMSGLLQRDRQQASAQQQAELASVFQAPAAEPDPQPAPDTAFTEIPTSPSQRQQIILASSPILPSADIALATAEKTLDLPTFNSQQLDQKLALYYQRVAEEGPPDVLVVGSSRALRGVDPVALSEALAKLGYADVSVFNFGINGATAQVVELVLQRLLTPEQLPKLIIWADGARALNSGREDVTYNGIVSSDGYQLLASGAVIAPSVSGAVAKDSATSSSGLAALGASYQALDRWLSDQLATRIPAYDERDRLKSLIQNGMMATLPTPPLDRQMRQAGSSTTDAARLSDLALTEDMVDINGFLPLDLQFNPATYYQEYARVSGGFDRDYDGFRLEGQQTAALDAVLQVTQRYNVPLVFVNLPLTDQYLDSVRKGYEQEFKQYMFTEDVSQGALVFRDLGEAWPTEYRYFSDPSHLNRYGAYAVSLRLAQDPMIPWAVLADAGRDRPSEL
- the petN gene encoding cytochrome b6-f complex subunit PetN; this translates as MDILTLGWVGLLVVFSFSISMVVWARNGL
- a CDS encoding pentapeptide repeat-containing protein, with the protein product MANAEHLTWLNAGADPWNDWRRQYPDLVPDLRGANLRHANLQGMNLSYANFAGADCTGVNFAGADVSHADFSNAHLEDAILKWTDSRGTVFTNATFTHDPALSLHLVTSLLARGAIARPPNPAP
- the lptB gene encoding LPS export ABC transporter ATP-binding protein, whose translation is MKIALENVHKSYGRRTVVSRVSLSVRQGEVVGLLGPNGAGKTTTFYITTGLERPNQGRVWLDDKDITNLPIHRRAHLGIGYLAQEPSIFRNLSVQDNIRLVLQQTGVPKSMRQKRLDHLLQEFRLEKVAQTKGAYVSGGERRRTELARSLASGMDGPKFLLLDEPFTGVDPIAVAEIQEILSGFRDRQMGILITDHNVRETLAITDRAYIMRDGQILAAGTAEELYSNPLVRQYYLGDNFRM
- a CDS encoding DUF309 domain-containing protein, with translation MTDTIPADFWRGVEQFNHGQFYDCHDTLEAIWMEAVAPDKAFLQGVLQVAVALYHLGNLNWKGAVILLGEGISRLVPYQPEYFGIDVEQLIDQSDRLLTTLQQSGPDQVGAIAAQINPDAMDGLPETIASDPASLPVKRPIITVLV